Proteins from a single region of Chengkuizengella sediminis:
- a CDS encoding BlaI/MecI/CopY family transcriptional regulator: protein MSNHSKISDAEWVIMEELWKKSPLTSAEIIEQLKDATEWNPKTIHTLINRLVKKEVLGVKREGRFKQFFPLLSAEECRKRETTSFLKKIYAGSRQMFILNFIKNEKLTEKEIEELRKMLKQKEVGD from the coding sequence ATGAGTAATCATTCTAAAATATCAGATGCTGAATGGGTAATCATGGAGGAATTATGGAAAAAATCTCCTTTAACTTCAGCTGAAATTATTGAACAGCTCAAGGATGCAACAGAGTGGAATCCCAAAACGATACACACTTTAATCAACCGTTTAGTAAAAAAAGAAGTGTTGGGTGTTAAAAGAGAAGGTCGTTTTAAACAATTTTTCCCTCTTCTCTCTGCCGAGGAATGCCGGAAAAGAGAGACAACATCTTTTTTAAAAAAGATCTATGCTGGTTCACGTCAAATGTTTATATTAAATTTTATTAAAAATGAGAAGTTAACGGAAAAAGAAATTGAAGAATTAAGAAAGATGCTTAAACAAAAAGAGGTAGGCGATTAA
- a CDS encoding M56 family metallopeptidase, with protein MDIQNLFSIVLNFSIIGSIIAIVILCIKRTLNDKLSAHWHYYIWLLLIIRLMIPYHFESSLSISILLPSITDTLNESIQIQDNDQTTLTTLNKQIIKVNAVGSTLNEPNESQLSGEALTHLNKELSTVVGEGHNDKLQTEVTNSYLTLNSLGIVWFAGVLIVFLFFLMVNFQYNWRLSKQTKCRHEDILALLEECKTKLNVRSNIQLVYDNKVETPSIVGFFIPKIVISKKLFQSLSRNEQKYVLMHELTHFKKNDILIHWMSMIVQAIHWFNPIIWYSFYKMRKDCELSCDASVLSHLKQDEHLAYGNTLLSVLSKVSKPTLIPRSIGMSAGLSDMKSRIERILMFKKQSWKWILLSSVITLGIIITGFTVFEMSNEDEAEVESIEINQENIQKYIDINMTQNRIVELIGRPNDSSQGSNNIKKGVWRYDVKSEGYKRKPGTVDEIDYEGLEIGDMQIQLFLYWNHNGTIEKVVSYFHENGNVMNYELLDEVTISESNEDFIAGDLGINTFDEVNNIINAIKKPELLSKDLLESGDQDKIIQWFIDLQSWEIEIIGESTPKFYTEKKAYNKIKHVINQYYSDHNNRILFYDSHLGEDKNSNYYKPCECDVGLVTNNLEIVYNSNTEDIKFELSQDPFIYEVKISLPSYDISEYYNRELKDVEFTYIIDKSDYLIRSSSATADEYIEGEPMRLNKNLIYSIGPP; from the coding sequence ATGGATATACAAAATTTATTTTCAATTGTTTTAAACTTTTCTATCATAGGGAGTATTATAGCAATAGTCATTCTTTGTATAAAAAGAACCCTAAATGATAAACTTTCTGCACATTGGCACTATTACATTTGGCTTCTGTTGATCATAAGACTTATGATTCCATATCATTTTGAAAGTTCATTGAGTATATCTATCTTGCTTCCTTCTATTACAGATACTTTAAACGAATCTATTCAAATTCAGGATAATGATCAAACAACCTTAACTACCTTAAATAAACAAATCATCAAGGTCAATGCTGTGGGTTCAACCTTAAATGAACCTAATGAATCTCAGCTTAGTGGTGAAGCATTGACTCATTTAAATAAAGAATTAAGTACAGTAGTTGGAGAAGGTCATAATGATAAATTACAGACAGAAGTTACCAACTCCTACCTTACTCTTAATTCATTAGGTATTGTATGGTTTGCCGGTGTCTTGATCGTTTTTCTATTCTTTTTGATGGTGAATTTCCAATATAACTGGAGGTTATCCAAACAAACAAAGTGTAGGCACGAAGATATATTAGCGCTTTTAGAAGAATGCAAAACAAAATTAAATGTACGTTCCAATATACAATTGGTCTATGATAACAAGGTAGAGACACCGTCCATTGTAGGATTTTTTATACCTAAAATTGTGATTTCTAAGAAATTATTTCAAAGCTTATCAAGAAACGAACAGAAATATGTGCTAATGCATGAATTAACACATTTCAAGAAAAATGATATCCTCATTCATTGGATGAGCATGATTGTTCAAGCTATTCACTGGTTTAATCCAATCATTTGGTACAGCTTTTACAAAATGCGTAAAGATTGCGAGTTATCCTGTGATGCCTCCGTTTTATCACATTTAAAACAAGACGAACATTTAGCGTACGGAAATACACTTCTCAGTGTATTAAGTAAAGTATCAAAACCAACCCTCATTCCTCGATCCATAGGAATGTCCGCTGGTCTATCAGATATGAAATCAAGAATAGAGAGGATTCTTATGTTTAAAAAACAATCGTGGAAATGGATACTTCTTTCAAGTGTAATCACTTTAGGAATTATCATTACAGGATTTACCGTATTTGAGATGTCTAATGAAGATGAAGCAGAAGTTGAGTCTATAGAAATTAATCAAGAAAATATCCAGAAATATATTGATATTAATATGACTCAAAACAGAATCGTTGAATTAATAGGTAGACCAAATGATAGTAGTCAAGGCTCTAATAATATAAAAAAAGGTGTTTGGAGATATGATGTAAAAAGTGAAGGATATAAGAGAAAACCAGGTACTGTAGATGAAATTGATTATGAAGGACTTGAAATTGGAGATATGCAGATTCAATTATTTTTATATTGGAATCATAATGGTACTATCGAAAAGGTTGTCTCTTATTTTCATGAGAATGGTAACGTAATGAATTATGAACTTCTTGATGAAGTCACTATAAGTGAATCGAATGAGGATTTCATAGCTGGCGATCTTGGGATTAACACATTTGATGAAGTAAATAACATCATAAATGCTATTAAAAAGCCTGAATTATTATCTAAAGATCTGTTAGAAAGCGGGGATCAAGACAAAATTATACAGTGGTTTATAGATTTACAAAGCTGGGAAATAGAAATCATAGGAGAATCTACACCAAAATTTTATACAGAAAAAAAAGCGTATAACAAAATCAAACATGTTATAAATCAATATTACAGTGATCATAATAACCGTATATTATTCTATGACAGTCATTTAGGTGAGGATAAGAATTCTAATTATTATAAACCTTGTGAATGTGATGTAGGATTAGTAACTAATAACCTTGAAATTGTCTATAATTCAAATACAGAAGACATAAAATTTGAATTAAGTCAAGATCCCTTTATTTATGAGGTGAAAATTAGTTTACCTTCCTATGATATAAGC